In one Drosophila albomicans strain 15112-1751.03 chromosome X, ASM965048v2, whole genome shotgun sequence genomic region, the following are encoded:
- the LOC117577795 gene encoding mitochondrial tRNA-specific 2-thiouridylase 1 isoform X2: MFPLGELQKSEVKQLAKRIGLHRLAEKRESTGICFVGKRNFKSFIREYITSKPGHFVDVDSGAVVGHHEGIHQWTVGQRCRLSSYLQPYFVARKDAASNTIYVASGHDHAALHCTRFHIGDINWLCQRSRQQLATNGSLRGRFRFQHTKPLVDCQLLPSGVVQLDAPLRAITPGQYAVFYDDVACLGAARIQQAEALQQTELQIAREQM; encoded by the exons ATGTTTCCACTTGGGGAGTTGCAGAAGTCTGAGGTCAAGCAATTGGCCAAACGCATAGGACTGCATCGGCTGGCAGAGAAACGCGAAAGCACGGGCATCTGTTTCGTGGGCAAGCGTAACTTCAAATCCTTTATACGCGAG TATATCACCTCCAAGCCGGGTCATTTCGTGGATGTGGATAGCGGTGCTGTTGTGGGACATCATGAGGGCATTCATCAGTGGACCGTGGGTCAGCGTTGTCGTCTAAGTTCCTATCTGCAACCATATTTTGTGGCACGTAAAGATGCCGCCAGCAATACGATCTATGTGGCCTCTGGTCACGATCATGCTGCGCTCCACTGCACCCGCTTTCACATTGGCGACATTAATTGGCTATGCCAACGATCCCGGCAGCAACTAGCCACAAATGGCAGCTTGCGTGGCCGCTTTCGCTTTCAGCACACGAAGCCCCTTGTTGACTGTCAGCTGCTGCCTTCCGGTGTCGTGCAGCTTGATGCTCCACTACGTGCCATTACTCCGGGCCAATATGCGGTCTTCTATGACGACGTTGCTTGCCTGGGGGCTGCCCGCATCCAGCAAGCCGAGGCACTGCAGCAAACGGAGCTGCAAATCGCCAGAGAACAAATGTAG